In the Oxyura jamaicensis isolate SHBP4307 breed ruddy duck chromosome 18, BPBGC_Ojam_1.0, whole genome shotgun sequence genome, one interval contains:
- the SRSF2 gene encoding serine/arginine-rich splicing factor 2 yields the protein MSYGRPPPDVEGMTSLKVDNLTYRTSPDTLRRVFEKYGRVGDVYIPRDRYTKESRGFAFVRFHDKRDAEDAMDAMDGAVLDGRELRVQMARYGRPPDSHHSRRGPPPRRYGSSGYGRRSRSPRRRRRSRSRSRSRSRSRSRSRYSRSKSRSRTRSRSRSTSKSRSARRSKSKSSSVSRSRSRSRSRSRSRSPPPTSKRESNSRSRSKSPPKSPEEEGAVSS from the exons ATGAGCTACGGGCGCCCCCCGCCGGACGTGGAGGGCATGACGTCCCTCAAGGTGGACAACCTGACCTACCGCACGTCCCCGGACACTCTCCGGAGGGTCTTCGAGAAGTACGGCCGAGTCGGCGACGTCTACATCCCCCGGGACCGCTACACCAAGGAGAGCCGAGGGTTCGCCTTCGTCCGTTTCCACGACAAACGCGACGCCGAGGACGCCATGGACGCGATGGACGGGGCCGTGCTGGATGGCCGGGAGCTCCGGGTGCAGATGGCCCGCTACGGCCGGCCCCCCGACTCGCACCACAGCCGCCGTGGCCCGCCGCCACGCCGCTATGGGAGCAGTGGCTACGGCCGCCGCAGCCGCAG CCCTAGGAGACGCCGTCGCAGCCGATCTAGAAGCAGGAGCCGCTCTAGGTCCCGCAGTCGGTCTCGTTACAGTCGGTCCAAATCCCGCTCTCGCACACGCTCTCGGTCTCGCTCCACATCGAAGTCCAGATCTGCCAGGAGATCCAAGTCAAAGTCCTCATCTGTGTCCAGATCCCGGTCCAGGTCGAGATCTCGGTCTAGATCTAGAAGCCCTCCACCTACATCAAAGAGGGAATCCAACTCCAGATCCAGGTCTAAGAGCCCTCCCAAGTCTCCGGAAGAAGAAGGAGCCGTATCCTCCTAG